The Deltaproteobacteria bacterium genome has a segment encoding these proteins:
- a CDS encoding sulfatase-like hydrolase/transferase, whose amino-acid sequence MPIVDDEILRVELQDRLRYLTDHPLGRISRQFSRDNSWTRSTGLPGEAESIIEDFSLGLGRSQPESLGLKPFRKIILVTTESLSLNLMGGYNPHLREDLTPFYAGAEVRKFAHTNYWTSCAPTREGILATLTSHPNHFLAKTIGYEQSLSSQLVKDGFKTFFVRGDSKYYSPELNILFNLGFQNIIGKETFAKQPSMGNYLSFAGVPDYFVFREVLEVLDENKNEKIFTTVLTTDTHPGKRPFYKELGYPKPPEWLSDWGEAGVLLSYLFYHDHDVAVFMESLKNSEHWTDDILVILTADHCRPPSVTLSQVPKVDMDPLCRIPLIFLSPRKLPTLPLQPLASQIDLAPTILHLQDLTIPPGYWGRSLFSESKRPLRVGYFGERLLLQTSSTRKVVSTRQSNGNQDVAQQLFNSLFIGDN is encoded by the coding sequence ATGCCAATTGTAGATGATGAAATTTTGCGAGTGGAGCTTCAAGATCGATTAAGGTATCTAACTGACCATCCTTTGGGCAGGATTTCTCGGCAATTTTCGCGCGATAACAGTTGGACAAGAAGCACGGGCCTGCCTGGAGAAGCGGAATCTATTATTGAAGATTTCTCGTTGGGGCTTGGACGCAGTCAACCAGAGTCTCTTGGTTTAAAGCCTTTTCGGAAAATCATCTTGGTTACCACTGAGTCACTCTCATTGAATTTAATGGGAGGTTATAATCCGCACCTTAGAGAAGATTTGACACCGTTTTATGCAGGCGCTGAGGTTCGTAAATTCGCTCACACCAATTACTGGACCAGTTGCGCCCCAACACGAGAAGGCATACTTGCAACATTGACCTCTCACCCCAATCACTTTTTAGCTAAAACCATTGGTTATGAGCAATCGCTATCGAGTCAATTGGTGAAAGACGGTTTTAAAACATTTTTTGTGCGTGGCGACTCCAAGTATTATTCGCCCGAGTTGAATATTCTTTTCAACTTGGGGTTTCAAAATATTATTGGGAAAGAGACTTTTGCGAAGCAACCATCAATGGGCAACTATCTGAGCTTTGCCGGGGTGCCGGATTATTTTGTTTTTAGAGAAGTTCTTGAGGTTTTGGATGAAAACAAGAATGAAAAGATATTTACGACAGTGTTAACGACCGATACGCATCCAGGTAAACGACCATTTTATAAGGAGCTGGGTTACCCAAAGCCTCCAGAATGGCTGAGTGACTGGGGCGAAGCTGGGGTTCTTTTGAGCTATCTTTTTTATCATGATCACGATGTTGCAGTGTTTATGGAGTCTCTTAAGAACAGCGAACACTGGACAGATGATATTTTGGTCATACTAACAGCTGACCATTGCCGTCCTCCTTCGGTAACTTTGTCGCAGGTGCCAAAAGTAGATATGGACCCTTTATGTCGCATACCGCTTATTTTCTTGTCACCAAGAAAACTCCCAACCCTGCCGTTGCAACCGTTGGCTTCTCAAATTGATTTGGCCCCGACGATTTTACATCTTCAAGATTTAACCATTCCGCCAGGGTATTGGGGGCGAAGTTTGTTTTCTGAAAGTAAACGTCCGCTGCGTGTGGGTTATTTCGGTGAAAGACTCTTATTACAAACTTCCAGTACTCGAAAAGTTGTATCTACCAGGCAAAGCAATGGTAACCAGGATGTAGCGCAGCAGCTGTTCAATAGTTTGTTTATTGGTGATAATTAA
- a CDS encoding glycosyltransferase family 2 protein, which produces MTQASHLDPVTSPEVNTSYLVPSISLIIPAHNESRNLLVNIPSILKAARALSIKQIIVVNDGSTDTTKEDFDDSSHPLLSFIHHPTNLGQSAAIASGLKHVTTNHVMFLDGDFQIELDTIRRMIQCYQLAVAQNPRKLTILKGQRTQRPAHRAHENIIRKSGNRLLRLCTGLNIPDFGCTTAIYPSKLLRELPKNLQYFHRYLPIIARANALPTMCPLDFKNFRYREIPRRFGQSHYRVTKFLGAPYQVLRILQWAQKYSKSNRASLQNCPPPSLHSVITRPNK; this is translated from the coding sequence ATGACTCAGGCTTCGCATCTTGACCCAGTAACCTCACCCGAGGTGAATACCTCGTATTTGGTTCCGAGCATTTCTCTGATCATACCGGCGCATAATGAAAGTCGGAATCTTCTCGTTAATATTCCTTCCATTCTCAAAGCCGCGAGAGCGCTTTCAATAAAGCAAATCATCGTGGTGAACGACGGCAGCACCGATACCACGAAAGAGGATTTTGACGATTCCAGCCACCCGCTTCTCTCTTTTATCCATCACCCAACCAACCTCGGTCAATCTGCGGCAATCGCAAGCGGCTTAAAACATGTCACGACCAACCACGTAATGTTTCTCGATGGAGACTTCCAAATTGAGCTTGATACCATTCGACGAATGATTCAGTGCTATCAATTGGCAGTTGCTCAAAATCCCAGAAAGCTAACCATCCTTAAGGGACAACGAACTCAACGACCGGCACACAGAGCCCACGAGAATATAATCAGAAAATCAGGCAATCGATTATTACGGCTGTGTACAGGATTAAATATCCCAGACTTTGGCTGCACAACCGCCATCTACCCGAGCAAACTCCTAAGAGAACTCCCTAAGAACCTTCAATACTTTCATAGGTATCTACCCATTATAGCCCGCGCCAATGCACTGCCAACAATGTGTCCATTAGACTTTAAGAATTTTCGCTACCGTGAGATACCAAGGCGATTCGGCCAATCTCACTACCGGGTCACCAAATTTCTAGGTGCTCCCTATCAGGTTCTCCGCATCCTTCAATGGGCTCAAAAATATTCGAAGAGTAATAGAGCTTCTCTTCAAAACTGTCCTCCGCCAAGCTTGCACTCGGTCATCACCAGGCCCAATAAGTAA